A genomic stretch from Bacillus sp. N1-1 includes:
- a CDS encoding YvrJ family protein, which yields MESWMSLISDVGFPVVVTLYLLHRIEQKLDTLNDTILQLPDHLNARSSNQKTG from the coding sequence ATGGAGTCCTGGATGTCTCTGATCAGCGATGTTGGCTTTCCGGTTGTGGTCACGCTTTACTTGCTACACCGCATTGAGCAAAAGCTCGATACGCTGAACGATACCATTCTGCAGCTACCAGATCACTTAAACGCTCGAAGTTCGAATCAGAAAACAGGGTGA
- a CDS encoding SDR family oxidoreductase, whose amino-acid sequence MPDLKNRVVLITGGNRGQGKAIGEHLASLGAKVIIGARRYQDAEKTASLIGAYPVQLDVTKEDHWNSALAEIQSEFGQLDALVNNAGILKRKPFTDLTVEEYQELMNVNQLGVFLGMQAVVPLMEKQRKGAIVNNVSISAFAPIGQSAAYAATKAAVVAMSKAAAIELGPKGIRVNMIHPGGVETEMATQGEGVPDFYQTIPLGRIGQPVEIARAVAFLASDESSYCTGTEIVIDGGMTLGSADV is encoded by the coding sequence ATGCCAGATTTAAAGAATCGAGTGGTATTAATCACTGGGGGAAATCGAGGCCAGGGAAAAGCAATTGGTGAGCATCTTGCTTCATTAGGAGCCAAAGTGATCATTGGAGCGCGCCGCTATCAAGACGCTGAGAAAACAGCAAGTTTGATCGGGGCTTATCCTGTGCAATTGGATGTAACGAAAGAAGATCATTGGAATTCAGCACTTGCGGAGATCCAATCCGAATTTGGTCAGTTGGATGCGCTTGTAAACAATGCAGGAATACTAAAAAGAAAACCATTTACAGATTTAACGGTAGAGGAATATCAAGAGTTAATGAACGTGAACCAACTTGGTGTGTTTTTGGGAATGCAAGCCGTTGTTCCGTTAATGGAGAAACAGCGAAAAGGGGCGATCGTGAATAACGTATCGATCTCAGCGTTTGCTCCGATCGGTCAGTCTGCTGCTTATGCAGCTACGAAAGCAGCTGTCGTCGCGATGTCTAAGGCTGCGGCAATCGAATTAGGTCCGAAAGGGATTCGGGTGAACATGATTCATCCGGGAGGAGTAGAGACGGAGATGGCGACACAGGGAGAGGGTGTGCCAGATTTCTATCAGACGATTCCATTAGGGCGTATCGGACAGCCTGTTGAAATCGCCAGAGCCGTAGCCTTTCTTGCTTCTGATGAAAGTTCTTATTGTACGGGAACAGAAATCGTGATTGATGGAGGAATGACGCTCGGATCAGCTGATGTATAA
- a CDS encoding PepSY domain-containing protein has product MKFKKTLIIGGIALGLAGGAFFYQGTDGMENVLASTNGNESKLIEEAKISEAEAEKIAKEEASGEVIEKDVEKENGTIVYEFDIKTEAGETEVEIDGMNGEVLQVEVDDEDDEDDDQQETKSSQ; this is encoded by the coding sequence ATGAAGTTTAAAAAAACACTTATTATTGGTGGTATCGCACTAGGACTTGCAGGAGGTGCGTTTTTCTATCAAGGAACAGATGGGATGGAGAATGTGCTTGCTTCAACCAATGGTAATGAAAGCAAACTAATCGAAGAAGCTAAGATTTCAGAAGCTGAAGCCGAAAAGATTGCGAAAGAAGAAGCTTCTGGAGAAGTAATCGAGAAAGATGTTGAGAAAGAAAACGGAACAATTGTTTATGAGTTCGACATCAAAACAGAGGCTGGTGAAACGGAAGTTGAGATTGATGGTATGAATGGTGAAGTTCTGCAGGTTGAAGTGGACGATGAAGATGATGAGGACGACGATCAGCAAGAGACTAAGTCTTCCCAGTAA
- a CDS encoding MerR family transcriptional regulator, translating to MKYYSMKEITALTKQSASAIRYYEKEEILPFIERDENGVRRYTENNLEWLHFILALRSTNMPIAEIKTYVLLYKQGDSTIRERRTLLNNHKTKVEREVKRQQNYLKRISKKITLYDDVSTDLQKVTCSKF from the coding sequence ATGAAATACTATTCGATGAAGGAAATAACCGCGTTGACAAAGCAGTCTGCTTCAGCGATACGATACTATGAGAAGGAAGAGATTCTTCCCTTTATCGAACGCGATGAAAATGGCGTTCGCAGATATACTGAGAACAACCTAGAATGGCTTCATTTCATTCTTGCTCTTCGTTCCACCAACATGCCGATTGCTGAAATAAAAACATACGTTCTTCTCTACAAACAGGGTGATTCGACGATACGAGAAAGAAGAACTCTTCTTAATAACCATAAAACAAAAGTAGAACGTGAAGTAAAGCGACAGCAGAACTATTTAAAACGGATTTCAAAAAAGATCACCCTCTATGATGACGTTTCAACTGATTTGCAAAAAGTAACATGTTCAAAATTTTAA
- a CDS encoding DUF1659 domain-containing protein, translating to MATSSLMDTQLRMVLEVGVDENGKSIFRSKNFNNVKTSATPDALFAVALALAPLQQHNLFAVERNDSSDLQA from the coding sequence ATGGCAACCTCATCCCTAATGGATACGCAGCTTCGCATGGTACTTGAAGTTGGCGTTGACGAGAATGGCAAATCCATTTTTCGCAGCAAGAACTTCAACAACGTGAAAACATCCGCTACGCCTGATGCGCTGTTTGCAGTCGCATTAGCGCTAGCACCGCTTCAGCAGCACAATTTGTTTGCAGTTGAGCGCAATGATTCGTCTGATCTTCAAGCGTAA
- a CDS encoding sulfatase-like hydrolase/transferase encodes MNRQKPLTSLFTKRKPNFLILMVDEELYPSVYEPDEVGAWPKKNLLMQELLLENGFEFKNHYIGSSASSPSEMTLYTGQYPSLHGVTQTSFSAKTQFNHDIDSNHVPTMRDYLQKAGYQAYWKEKCFASVKGIQVANQSTAAATNEESVSDVVYADEVMALLQKLDREETEESKQWVIFSSFLSEQSHGQVMKVFQTLKKTTFYRNTIVLFLLIEGQGLGADGKRNEKRNNVFEKSIHVPLIVHSPALFNGKKSTTMLTSHVDVLPTMLGLAGIDEEEIQTLLSFDYTEVRPLVGRDLTPLLSGKKRFYRANEPLYFMTNDDGRRGLNGAPEESEELVVQPNHIEAVMTTLHTGDEDQKEVWKYARYYDDPQFWRIPGVSDVTVTQSNSVPSEVEEPLSRWVTTTKTTPAPDEFELYNVTRDPLEEKNLAHPNFETPESKENQKVLSLILEEQRRQKRLSPRRSGAGNVAM; translated from the coding sequence ATGAACCGGCAGAAACCTCTAACCTCACTGTTTACGAAGCGAAAGCCGAATTTTCTTATCTTAATGGTGGATGAAGAACTCTATCCGTCAGTCTATGAACCGGATGAAGTGGGAGCCTGGCCGAAGAAAAATCTTTTAATGCAGGAACTTTTGCTTGAAAATGGATTTGAATTTAAGAATCACTATATTGGCAGCTCCGCCAGTTCTCCTAGTGAAATGACGCTTTATACAGGGCAGTATCCTTCCCTGCATGGGGTAACGCAAACGAGTTTCTCGGCGAAAACGCAATTCAATCATGATATCGATTCGAATCACGTTCCAACGATGAGAGATTACTTACAAAAAGCCGGATATCAAGCTTACTGGAAAGAAAAATGCTTCGCTTCAGTTAAGGGCATTCAAGTGGCTAATCAGAGCACCGCAGCAGCAACTAACGAGGAAAGTGTTTCCGATGTGGTGTATGCGGATGAAGTTATGGCACTGCTTCAAAAGCTTGATAGAGAAGAAACGGAAGAATCAAAGCAGTGGGTGATTTTCAGCTCGTTTCTTTCAGAACAAAGTCACGGTCAGGTGATGAAAGTATTTCAGACGTTAAAGAAGACGACGTTTTATAGGAATACGATCGTTCTCTTTCTATTGATTGAGGGGCAAGGGTTAGGAGCGGATGGAAAGCGTAATGAAAAAAGAAATAATGTGTTTGAAAAATCGATTCATGTCCCCTTGATTGTTCATAGTCCGGCGCTCTTTAACGGCAAAAAGAGCACTACAATGCTAACCAGTCATGTAGACGTACTACCGACCATGTTAGGGCTTGCGGGAATTGATGAGGAAGAGATTCAGACGTTGCTTAGCTTTGATTATACGGAAGTTCGTCCGCTTGTCGGAAGAGATCTTACTCCGCTCCTGTCGGGGAAGAAGCGATTTTACCGGGCAAATGAACCGCTTTATTTTATGACGAATGATGATGGAAGACGAGGACTTAATGGTGCTCCTGAAGAATCAGAGGAATTAGTTGTCCAACCGAACCATATTGAAGCAGTGATGACAACGTTGCATACTGGCGACGAGGATCAGAAGGAAGTTTGGAAATACGCTCGTTACTATGATGATCCACAATTCTGGAGAATTCCTGGCGTGTCAGATGTGACCGTCACTCAATCGAATTCTGTTCCATCTGAAGTGGAGGAACCATTATCAAGATGGGTAACCACTACAAAGACGACTCCCGCTCCGGATGAATTTGAGCTATACAACGTAACACGCGATCCGTTAGAAGAAAAAAACCTCGCTCATCCAAACTTTGAAACACCTGAATCGAAAGAAAATCAAAAGGTTTTATCGCTCATACTAGAAGAGCAGCGTCGTCAGAAGCGATTGTCTCCGAGGAGAAGCGGCGCAGGGAACGTCGCTATGTGA
- a CDS encoding site-2 protease family protein has product MFTLSDIPMFFVNFFIILPIVTLVHEAGHVLVARLFGGRIKFCIGTGKKIFDIGPLEVRKKYFMEGWCQYEKLTYDKTWAHVSIYLAGSAFNLLLILIINYLILTEVLPKALVFRQFVYFSFYFIFFSLMPYKNEDGKPSDGMAIYDVIRYGKAEDPID; this is encoded by the coding sequence ATGTTTACTTTAAGTGATATTCCTATGTTCTTTGTTAATTTCTTTATTATTCTTCCGATCGTGACATTGGTGCATGAGGCTGGACATGTGCTCGTAGCGAGATTATTTGGGGGAAGGATTAAATTCTGCATTGGTACTGGGAAGAAAATATTCGATATTGGTCCATTGGAGGTACGAAAGAAATATTTCATGGAAGGGTGGTGTCAGTACGAGAAGTTAACTTACGATAAGACATGGGCGCACGTTTCGATTTACCTTGCGGGAAGTGCCTTTAATTTACTTCTTATTCTGATCATTAACTATCTGATTCTGACAGAGGTGCTGCCAAAAGCTCTAGTGTTTAGGCAGTTTGTTTATTTCTCGTTTTACTTTATTTTCTTTTCATTAATGCCTTATAAAAATGAGGATGGGAAACCAAGTGACGGAATGGCAATCTATGACGTCATTCGCTATGGCAAGGCAGAAGACCCAATCGACTAA
- a CDS encoding metalloregulator ArsR/SmtB family transcription factor produces the protein MSYNVSVLASPIYELLLSFSLYKRQTLMKYLDLGSKWPGEVEESLSPDLKEAIALKENLMFEDLLVLFIEQTPYKNEIDSFFEWLGNMSAGELFERIASSLDDKMTLPTNLLDQRDQSIKLLKSWNEEYFQFHSEEVLERLTADAERKRKMLVEKTGEKVILQASRFIIESETVKNVCLIPSIHLHPMAFIDHLKGTLYITYPIKDTKDELNEVLRFTKALGDEKRLKILQYLSHGSHTFTDIVSEIGMAKGNIHHHLSILRGAGLVNIHIRDERNTFYYSANKEIAKAFSKKIDQFLN, from the coding sequence ATGTCCTATAACGTTAGCGTCCTAGCTTCCCCAATCTATGAGCTCTTATTAAGCTTTTCTTTATATAAAAGACAAACCCTTATGAAGTATTTAGATCTTGGCTCTAAGTGGCCAGGGGAAGTGGAAGAATCTCTCTCACCTGATTTGAAAGAGGCGATTGCATTAAAAGAGAATCTGATGTTTGAAGATTTACTCGTTCTATTCATTGAACAAACTCCTTATAAGAATGAAATCGATTCTTTTTTTGAATGGTTAGGAAATATGTCAGCTGGGGAGTTGTTCGAGCGAATTGCTAGTTCGCTCGACGATAAAATGACGTTACCTACAAATTTATTGGACCAGCGAGATCAGTCGATCAAGCTGTTAAAGAGTTGGAATGAGGAATATTTTCAGTTTCATAGCGAGGAAGTTTTGGAGCGATTAACAGCTGATGCAGAAAGGAAACGGAAGATGCTGGTAGAAAAAACAGGAGAGAAAGTGATTTTACAAGCAAGCCGTTTTATCATCGAATCGGAAACGGTTAAGAATGTTTGCTTAATCCCCTCCATCCATCTTCATCCTATGGCATTCATCGATCATTTGAAAGGTACGCTTTATATTACTTATCCTATTAAAGACACAAAAGATGAACTCAACGAAGTCCTTCGTTTTACAAAAGCATTAGGTGATGAGAAGAGACTAAAGATTTTGCAATACTTGTCTCACGGTTCTCATACATTTACCGACATTGTTTCTGAAATCGGTATGGCAAAAGGCAATATCCATCATCATCTTTCTATTTTAAGAGGAGCTGGATTAGTGAATATTCATATCAGGGATGAGCGTAATACGTTTTATTACAGTGCGAATAAAGAAATTGCGAAAGCGTTTAGCAAGAAGATCGATCAGTTCTTGAACTAG
- a CDS encoding glyoxalase superfamily protein, giving the protein MITPIFRIFDTEKATDFYRDFLGFKIDWRHQYEENMPEYIQVSFHNALIHLTEHHGDASPGSSIRVKLDNVEDYHHTLSQKEYAYSNPGMRHTSWKTIEMTVTDPFLNRITFYEEK; this is encoded by the coding sequence ATGATTACACCGATTTTTCGAATCTTTGACACGGAAAAAGCCACTGACTTTTATCGCGATTTCTTAGGTTTTAAGATTGATTGGCGGCATCAATATGAAGAAAATATGCCTGAATACATTCAAGTCTCTTTTCATAACGCCCTAATTCATTTAACAGAACATCATGGAGATGCTTCACCAGGAAGTTCTATACGAGTAAAGCTTGATAACGTCGAAGACTACCATCACACCCTATCACAGAAAGAATACGCCTATTCCAATCCAGGGATGAGGCATACCTCATGGAAAACCATCGAAATGACCGTCACGGACCCGTTTTTAAATCGGATAACATTCTATGAAGAGAAGTAA
- a CDS encoding flavin monoamine oxidase family protein yields the protein MAKPFSSLRYPEDLLSLIRNGLPGKSPPKHVIIIGSGLSGLVAGSLLKRSGHHVTILEGNDRIGGRVYTLRKPFSMNQYMDAGAMRIPDNHALAHEYIRRFHLPLHPFLNDSSKDLIFVNNVLTTRGEYEQNPDILRFPVEESEKGKTATALFLEATQPFIDLYKASTKEEQEELVAKYGEYSMGEFLHYNPLGKPLSLNAIRSIGVMLGIEGFPEFAFTDILTDIIYPIFSKEVKFYQIDGGNDRLPYSFVEELRDHIYLNQKVIKIKQSNRGVSVTTLNPKTNERYRVKGDLAIVAVPFSVLQFIDIAPYHSVSFKKWQAIRELINVPAVKIGIEFRHRFWEKNNVGNALTDLPIRFSYVPGEGMGSGGSAVLLASYSWGEDAVLWGSLPKEELTRILLKDLAKIYGNEVYTAFIKAVPFNWSKNPYSSGCFTLFTPGQESNLGEIIKQPEGKLHFAGEHTSSFHGWMEGAIESGLRAAYEINGIDS from the coding sequence ATGGCCAAACCATTTTCTTCTTTACGTTATCCAGAAGATTTACTATCTCTTATTCGAAATGGGTTACCCGGAAAAAGTCCTCCTAAACATGTGATTATTATTGGAAGCGGCCTGTCAGGGCTGGTAGCGGGGTCATTGCTGAAACGGAGTGGTCATCACGTGACGATTTTAGAAGGAAACGACCGCATTGGTGGCCGCGTTTATACGTTACGAAAACCGTTTTCGATGAATCAATATATGGACGCAGGCGCAATGAGAATCCCCGATAACCATGCCCTCGCACACGAATACATTCGTCGTTTCCACCTCCCCCTTCATCCTTTTTTAAACGACTCCTCGAAAGATCTTATTTTCGTTAACAATGTGCTAACGACTAGAGGTGAATACGAACAAAACCCTGACATTCTTCGTTTTCCAGTGGAAGAAAGTGAAAAAGGGAAAACAGCTACAGCCCTTTTCCTTGAAGCCACCCAGCCGTTTATCGACCTTTATAAAGCCAGCACAAAAGAAGAACAAGAAGAGTTGGTAGCCAAATATGGGGAATATTCAATGGGAGAATTCCTTCACTACAATCCGCTTGGGAAACCATTATCCCTCAATGCCATTCGCTCGATCGGCGTCATGCTTGGGATTGAAGGCTTTCCTGAGTTCGCATTTACGGATATTTTAACAGACATTATCTATCCGATTTTCAGCAAAGAAGTAAAGTTCTATCAAATTGACGGCGGCAACGATCGGCTGCCTTATTCATTTGTTGAAGAACTGAGGGATCATATTTACCTCAATCAAAAAGTGATTAAAATAAAGCAGTCTAATCGTGGCGTTTCAGTTACAACGCTGAATCCTAAAACAAATGAGCGGTATCGCGTTAAAGGAGATCTTGCGATTGTAGCCGTCCCTTTTTCCGTACTTCAATTTATCGACATTGCCCCTTACCATTCCGTCTCATTTAAAAAATGGCAGGCGATTCGTGAACTGATCAATGTCCCAGCTGTTAAAATTGGAATTGAATTTCGCCATCGCTTTTGGGAAAAAAACAACGTTGGGAATGCACTCACGGATTTACCGATTCGGTTTAGTTATGTACCTGGGGAAGGAATGGGGTCAGGTGGATCAGCTGTCCTATTAGCAAGCTATAGCTGGGGAGAGGACGCCGTGCTGTGGGGCAGTTTACCGAAAGAAGAACTAACCCGTATACTGCTTAAAGATCTAGCCAAAATCTATGGAAATGAAGTGTACACAGCGTTCATCAAAGCCGTTCCCTTTAATTGGAGTAAAAATCCTTATTCTTCCGGCTGCTTTACCCTTTTCACCCCTGGTCAAGAAAGCAACCTTGGTGAAATTATCAAACAGCCTGAAGGAAAGCTCCATTTCGCTGGAGAACATACTTCCTCCTTTCACGGGTGGATGGAAGGTGCGATTGAATCCGGGCTAAGAGCTGCTTATGAGATAAATGGGATCGATTCATAA
- a CDS encoding NAD(P)H-dependent oxidoreductase codes for MKNILLINGHEYFPKSKGELNKTIFNEWNEVLSSDYEVKTTIVDEGYDVDQEIEKWQWADVIIMQTPIYWFSIPGNFKKYIDRVYMDKIFFIGSDRYGQGGMFTEKKYMLSLTWNAPEAAFGNEQSFFEGRDLDQAIDHLHKMNQYIGMRPLPTYSIHNVMKETNMPHYKTKLHDHYREVFGK; via the coding sequence ATGAAGAACATTCTATTGATTAATGGACATGAGTATTTTCCGAAGTCGAAGGGAGAGTTAAACAAAACGATCTTTAATGAATGGAACGAAGTCCTCTCATCAGACTATGAAGTGAAAACAACGATCGTTGATGAAGGGTATGATGTCGACCAAGAAATTGAGAAGTGGCAGTGGGCAGATGTCATCATCATGCAAACGCCGATTTACTGGTTTAGTATCCCAGGTAACTTCAAGAAATACATTGACCGTGTCTACATGGACAAGATTTTCTTCATCGGATCCGATCGTTATGGTCAGGGCGGGATGTTTACTGAGAAGAAATATATGCTGTCGCTCACATGGAACGCACCTGAAGCAGCGTTTGGAAATGAACAGAGCTTCTTTGAAGGACGAGATCTTGATCAAGCGATCGATCACCTTCACAAGATGAACCAATACATCGGTATGCGTCCGCTACCTACCTACTCGATTCACAATGTGATGAAGGAAACAAATATGCCGCACTATAAGACAAAGCTTCATGATCATTATCGAGAAGTATTTGGGAAATAG
- a CDS encoding DUF2922 domain-containing protein → MAKTLELQFNTRDNKPFSITLSDPVEPVNPATIAAAMDTLLAQNCFTTSGGDLVSKKGARIIERNENDIIIG, encoded by the coding sequence ATGGCCAAAACACTCGAACTTCAGTTCAACACGCGTGACAACAAACCTTTTTCGATTACGCTAAGCGATCCAGTCGAGCCTGTGAATCCAGCTACAATTGCAGCGGCGATGGATACGCTTCTTGCACAAAACTGTTTTACAACAAGTGGAGGCGACCTTGTTTCGAAAAAAGGCGCCCGTATCATTGAGCGCAACGAGAATGACATTATTATCGGTTAA
- a CDS encoding SDR family oxidoreductase, translated as MAKEKVVIITGASSGIGEETAKLLSEKGAKLVLAARREERLKELKQKIEDNGGEAIYQVTDVTSSEEVESLAQYAYDTFGKIDVIVNNAGLMPLSLLHKKKYDEWDKMIDVNIKGVLYGIGAVLPYMREKKEGHVINISSVAGHEISPGSSVYSATKFAVRAITEGLRMEESVGNNIRATIISPGAVSTELTETITDDDVKSSIDAVYSGAIKADSIARTIVFAIEEPAEVAINEILVRPTNQEW; from the coding sequence ATGGCAAAAGAAAAAGTCGTCATCATTACTGGAGCATCAAGCGGTATTGGAGAAGAAACAGCAAAGTTACTCTCTGAAAAAGGAGCAAAGCTCGTATTGGCAGCTCGTCGTGAAGAACGATTGAAAGAGCTAAAGCAGAAGATTGAAGACAACGGGGGAGAAGCGATTTACCAGGTAACAGACGTAACGTCATCTGAAGAGGTGGAGTCGCTCGCTCAATACGCATATGATACGTTTGGAAAAATCGATGTCATTGTGAATAACGCTGGTTTAATGCCACTCTCCCTTCTACACAAGAAGAAATACGATGAGTGGGATAAAATGATCGATGTTAATATCAAAGGTGTACTATACGGTATCGGAGCCGTTCTTCCTTATATGAGAGAGAAAAAGGAAGGGCACGTTATTAACATTTCTTCTGTAGCTGGCCATGAAATTTCACCAGGAAGCTCAGTCTACAGCGCTACAAAATTTGCTGTAAGAGCAATTACAGAAGGTCTAAGAATGGAAGAATCTGTAGGGAATAATATTCGTGCAACAATTATTTCCCCTGGAGCCGTTAGCACAGAACTTACTGAAACGATTACCGATGATGATGTTAAATCATCCATTGATGCCGTTTATAGCGGTGCTATTAAAGCTGACAGCATTGCTCGTACAATTGTTTTTGCGATCGAAGAACCTGCTGAAGTGGCAATCAATGAAATCCTTGTTCGTCCAACAAATCAAGAATGGTAA
- a CDS encoding aldo/keto reductase has translation MTVQTKTLNNNIEMPELGYGVFRVEQGQELVEAVKTAIKKGYRSIDTAAIYGNEESVGQGVNQAIEEGLVTRDELFITSKVWNDDLSYDETIQAYETSLSKLGLEYLDLYLIHWPGDNKYQEPWKALETLYKEKRVRAIGVSNFQVNHLEDLRKNFEITPVINQIEFHPRLTQEEVRTYCEEHNIQVEAWSPLMAGELLDNETIAGIAEKYNKSVAQVILRWDLQHNVITIPKSMNEKRIEANIDLFDFELTSEEMKQLDALNDNARSGPHPDEFDFKM, from the coding sequence ATGACAGTACAAACAAAAACACTAAACAACAATATTGAAATGCCTGAACTAGGTTACGGCGTATTTCGAGTAGAGCAAGGTCAGGAATTGGTTGAAGCTGTGAAAACAGCGATTAAGAAAGGCTATCGCAGCATTGATACGGCTGCGATCTACGGTAACGAGGAAAGTGTAGGTCAAGGCGTTAACCAAGCGATTGAAGAAGGTCTCGTAACGAGAGATGAACTTTTCATTACTTCAAAAGTATGGAACGACGATCTATCTTACGATGAAACGATTCAAGCTTATGAAACAAGCCTATCTAAGCTAGGTCTTGAGTATTTAGATCTTTACCTGATTCACTGGCCAGGGGATAACAAATACCAGGAGCCTTGGAAAGCATTAGAAACCCTATATAAAGAAAAACGTGTACGTGCTATTGGCGTAAGTAACTTCCAGGTAAACCACCTTGAAGATCTTCGCAAAAACTTTGAGATTACACCGGTAATTAACCAAATTGAATTCCACCCCCGCTTAACGCAAGAAGAAGTGAGAACGTATTGTGAAGAGCACAACATTCAAGTGGAAGCATGGTCACCACTAATGGCTGGTGAATTGTTGGATAACGAAACGATCGCAGGCATTGCAGAGAAATACAATAAGTCTGTAGCTCAGGTTATCCTTCGCTGGGACTTGCAGCATAACGTTATTACGATTCCAAAATCAATGAACGAGAAGCGCATTGAAGCGAACATCGACCTCTTTGATTTTGAACTAACATCAGAGGAAATGAAGCAGCTCGATGCATTGAATGACAATGCTCGTAGCGGTCCTCATCCCGATGAATTTGATTTTAAAATGTAA
- a CDS encoding NUDIX hydrolase, which produces MVSAATIILNEADEILLIKGPRRGWEFPGGQVEEGESLHDAAIREAKEESGADVEIVKFCGVFQNVKSSISNNLFLANYVGGKLTTSSESLEVGFFPIDQALEMVTWKNFRQRMEYCLNEEHHPFYVAFNQ; this is translated from the coding sequence ATCGTTTCAGCAGCTACCATTATTTTAAATGAAGCAGATGAAATCCTTTTAATAAAAGGGCCACGTAGAGGGTGGGAATTCCCTGGAGGTCAAGTAGAAGAAGGCGAATCATTACACGACGCTGCAATTCGAGAAGCGAAAGAAGAGTCCGGTGCTGATGTTGAAATTGTTAAATTTTGCGGCGTGTTTCAAAACGTGAAGTCTTCTATTTCGAATAACCTATTTCTTGCTAACTATGTTGGGGGTAAACTCACAACATCCTCTGAAAGTCTCGAAGTTGGATTCTTTCCTATTGATCAAGCACTTGAAATGGTTACTTGGAAAAATTTCCGTCAGCGCATGGAATATTGCTTAAACGAAGAACATCATCCTTTTTATGTGGCGTTTAATCAGTAA
- a CDS encoding response regulator transcription factor, producing the protein MEKETILLVEDEVNVIQFMQLELEHEGYEVTTAKDGEEAMARFQEKEWSIILLDWMLPKLDGLEVCRRIRKTSQVPIIILTARDYVGDKILGLDRGADDYITKPFEIEELLARIRAVLRRVLAQGEKEDKLVIENLEVNLKSRRVTREGNEIELTQREFDLLVFLMKHEGEALSREWLLSAVWGYDFAGETNVVDVYIRYLRNKLDRDYEPTLIHTVRGIGYILRSS; encoded by the coding sequence ATGGAGAAAGAAACCATTCTTCTTGTAGAAGATGAAGTGAACGTCATTCAATTTATGCAGTTAGAACTTGAGCACGAAGGATACGAGGTGACGACGGCGAAAGACGGAGAGGAAGCAATGGCGCGATTTCAAGAAAAGGAATGGAGCATCATTCTCCTCGATTGGATGCTTCCAAAGCTTGATGGCCTTGAAGTGTGCAGGCGCATTCGAAAAACGAGTCAGGTGCCAATTATCATCCTTACCGCAAGAGATTACGTTGGAGATAAAATACTTGGACTTGATCGTGGCGCAGATGATTACATTACGAAACCATTTGAAATTGAAGAATTACTGGCACGAATTCGTGCAGTATTAAGACGTGTTCTGGCTCAGGGAGAGAAAGAAGATAAATTAGTGATTGAGAACCTTGAAGTGAATTTGAAAAGTCGTCGCGTCACTCGAGAGGGTAACGAGATTGAACTCACGCAGCGTGAGTTTGATTTGCTTGTTTTTCTCATGAAGCATGAGGGGGAGGCCCTCAGTCGTGAATGGCTTCTTTCCGCTGTTTGGGGCTATGACTTTGCAGGCGAAACGAATGTCGTTGACGTCTATATTCGCTACCTTCGCAACAAATTGGATCGCGACTACGAGCCAACGCTTATTCATACGGTAAGAGGAATTGGGTATATCCTTCGTTCCTCATAA